The Oscillatoria acuminata PCC 6304 genomic interval CACTTCACAGTACAACCCGCTTGGGCGGAAATACGCCAAATCGAGGAAACGCCCGGTCAACTTCTATATCAATCTCAACATAGTTTACGAGACCAAACGGGCTATTCTTGGCAAGTTGTACTCTTTAAACAAGTTAAAGACTCAACCGTGACTGGAGTCAATCTCAGATTAGTAGGATTTCCAGGAGTGGCAGACTTTTCCCATCCTAAACCCCTCCAGATTAAAATAGACACAGGGGAAATTTTCACGGCAGAGGATGAGTTTGCGGACAAATCTCCCGCCCCAAATGTGGGGCAGTACGATTTTAAATCAGTGCTGTTGAAACTGCCAATGAGTCAGCGAACTGTGCTTTTGTTACCCCTGGCAGAGGATCGCACGATCGCATTGCCGATCCCACCTTCTATCATCCTCGAATGGCAAACCCTCGCCCAAAATTAAACCTTGAACGGAGGCGATCGCCGTTGCCGGGGACTGGCCCAGGCCGGTTCTAACTAGGCGTTTCCCCCATCGTCTTTCCACTCTTCATTCTGGAGTTTTTTATTAACTCAAATGAACGCAACTCAAACCTTTTCTTCCGTCTATGGACCCGTCTCCTCTTGGCGGTATGGCCGATCGCTGGGAATTGACCCCATTGGCAGTATTTCGACTTGTTCCTTTAATTGTGTTTACTGCCAACTGGGAGAAATTGAACAGAAAACTGGCGATCGGGCTATCTATATTCCCACAGCACAAATTCTGGATGAACTTGAAGCCTTTGCACCTTGGAATGTCGATGTGATTACCCTCAGTGGCAGTGGGGAACCGACGTTAGCCTTGAATTTAAGGGAAATTTTGCAGGGAATCGCCAGTCGCACCCATCGTCCCACGTTAGTGCTGACCAATGGCACCACCTTGGGGGATCCGGAAGTTCGGAATGCCTTGGCGATCGCTGATTGCGTTTCCATTAAACTCGATGCCCTATCCGAACAGCGATTCCAAGGGGTAAACCGCCCCATTCATGGGGTCCACTTGGCAGAGATTTGGGCCGGAATTGAGCGCTTTTGTCAGGACTATCCCGGAAAAATCGGGATTCAAACCATGCTATTGTCCCCCTGGGATGCCCAGACGAAAGCTGAATATATTCGCCGGATGCGAGGCTTGAGAGTGGATGAAATTCAACTCAATACTCCTACTCGTCCCAAACCCGTCAACCGGCAACTGGATGGACGGGGAAATCATCAACCCCAGGAATATCGGCCCTATCCGGTGCAGATTTTACAATGTCTCAATCCCGAAGTTTTACAAAACTTAGCCCGGGAGATTGCTGAGGCGACGGGAATTGCGGTGCGATCTGCCCCGGCGTAATTCAGATTGACGATCGCCCTCGTCCCAGAAATTCTCGTCATTTCATCCTCCCTTAACCCGGGCGATCGCTCAATCTCAGGAGGTCGCTGGTCCTGTTTTCCCTTGAACTCATGGCGAGTCAGGGGAACTCAATTTACGCAAATTCCCACTTGCACCTCATTCAATGATCCCTTAAACTCAATTATCCATTGATATCACTGAATTTATGAGCCTGATTCCAGGGTATTCCAAAATCCAGGAAATTCAATCCGGCCTGAGAACGGTCATTTATCGAGCCTATAGTAAACGGACCCAAAAACCCGTTATTATTAAAATTCTTAAAGAAGAATTTCCTCAACTCCAAGACATTGCCCGATTTAATCATGAATATGAACTGATTAGTTCCCTGAATATTTCAGGCATTGTCAAACCCTACCGATTAGAAAAACACCAAAATAGTCTAGCCTTAGTTTTAGAGGATTTTGGGGGACAATCTCTCAAAATTTATTTAGAGACCCATGAACTTGACCTGACACAATTTTTACAAATCGGCATTCAACTGGCCACCACTTTAGCCCAACTCCATCAGGTCCAGATTGTTCATAAAGATATTAAACCTCATAATATTATTATCAATCCGGAAACGGGAGAAGTCAAAATTGCTGATTTTAGTATAGCGGTTCAGGGGGAAAAAGAAACCCCGGAAATGATTGCTGCGGATGCGATCGAAGGGACGCTGGCTTATATGTCTCCAGAACAAACCGGGAGAATGAATCGGGCGATCGACTATCGAACCGATTTATATTCATTAGGCATTACCTTTTATGAAGTGTTAACAGGACAACTTCCCTTTCAAGCTCGAACCCCGATGGAATGGATTCATCAACATATTGCTAAACAACCCATTCCTCCCGATATTCGCAACGCTCAGATTCCTCCGGTTCTCTCGGAAATTGTGATGAAATTAATCGCAAAAACCCCCGAAGACCGCTATCAAAGCGCCTGGGGAGTGAAAGTGGATCTGGAAATCTGCTTGAATCAATTGCAGACCCAAGGCAGTATTGATTCCTTTGCGATCGCCCTTCAGGATCGCACCGGAAAAATAGGGAGTCCCCGAAAGATTTACGGACGCGATCGGGAAATTTCGATTCTCCAGTCCACCTTCACTCGCATCAGTCAAGGTCCTCGGGAAACCCTCTTAATTGCTGGCCATTCTGGTATTGGTAAATCCGCTTTAGTCCGACAACTTCAGCCTTGGATCCGACAACATCACGGCTATTTTATCTGTGGCAAATTTGAACACTCTAAACAAAATATTCCCTATCGGGCAGTCTTGAGTGCCTTTCGAGACTTAATCTGTCAACGCTTAACCGAACCCCAAGACATTCTCGAAGAGTTTACCGAAACCCTCCAAAGGGCTTTAGGCGCAAATGGCCAAATCATCGCTGATGTGATTCCCGAAATTGAACTTCTCATTGGGAGACAACCTGCGGTTTCTGAACAGTCTCCAACGGACTCTCAAGCTCGATTTCATCGAACGTTTAAAGCGTTTGTGGAAGTTTTTACCCAACCCCAACATCCCCTGGTTTTGTTCTTAGATGATTTGCAATGGGCGGATTCGGCTTCCTTGAAATTAATTCAGCTTCTAATGACTGAACCCGAGAGCAAATATTTGATGTTGGTAGGGACTTATCGGTCTAATGAGGTGGATACCACTCATCCCTTAATTTCCACCTTAAATCAAATGCAAAAAAATGGGGCAGTGGTCAATGCTATCCCGTTACGAGGGTTGGAACTGCCGGATATTCAGGACCTCTTGAGCGATACCCTGAATGCAGCCGGCGATCGCATCGCACCTCTAGCTGAATTTATTTACAATAAAGCCGATGGCAATCCTTTCTTTTCTATCCAATTACTCCAGTCGTTAGTCCAGGATAATTTATTAACCTTTGACTTTGAACCGGGAGAGTGGCAGTGGGATATCAATCGCCTCCAGGGAACAGAAATTACCGATGATATCATTGAACTGACCCTCACCCAAATTCAAAAGCTGCCCGAATCGACTCAAGCGCTTTTAAACTTAGCCGCTTGTATGGGCAATCACTTTGAATTAAACCTCCTAATCAGGGTAAGTGAAGGCACAGAATCTGACACCCTTAAAAAATTGTATCCCGCACTTCAGGACGGATTAATTATTCCCTTAATTCCTGAAATTGCCCCCAATTTGGATAGCGGCGTCTTAGCCGAAGTGGAATCCGGAGAAATTTCCTACAAATTTATTCACGATCGCGTCCAACAAGCGGCTTACTCCTTGATTCCCGAAGACCACAAGAAAATCATTCATTTAAAAATTGGGCGCTTGCTTTGTAGAAATTCCCCCATTTTGGACTTGGATAATCAGGTATTCGATGTCGTCGAACATCTCAACTTGGGCTATGAACTGATTCAGGATCAGGCGGAACTCAGAAATTTAGCTAAATTGAATCTCGCCACGGGTCAAAAAGCTAAATCCGCAACCGCTTACGAACAAGCCCTGAGATATTTACAATTTGGTCTGCAACTCCTGGGTGAAGCCGGTTGGCAACAGGACTATGAAATTACTTTTAATTTATCCATTGCTGTCCTGGAAATCCACTATCTCCAAGGTAACTTCTCCCAAGCAGAAGCCCTTTATCAGAGCAGTTTTGGCCAAGCCAAGACCCTATTAGATCAAGTCAAACTCTCTGAACTCAAAATTTTAGTCGATTTGGCTAAAAATCAGCCCAAAATTGCTTTAGAGACGGGATTGGAAGTTTTAAATCTCCTCGGAGTTGTCCTCCCGACTCAAGATAAAGCAATCCGGGCTTATGCCGATCGCCTCTTTCAAGAAATGCCCCAAGATAGCCATCAAATTGAAGCCTTAGCCGATTTACCTGTGATGAGGGATCCCCATCAAATCGCAGCGATGCGGCTATTGATGACCATTTCACCTGCTGCTCATCTGATCAGTCCGGCTTTCTTACCAGCGGTCGTGTTTACAATGGTCAAACTCTCCATTCAATCGGGTAATTCCCCCCAGGCGGCTTATGCCTATGGCATTTATGCCATGCTGTTATGTGGAATTCATTTAAAAATTGAAGCAGCCTATCAATTTGGCCAATTATCTTTACGGGTTTTAGACCAATTTAATGCCCTAGAATTAAAAACTAAAGTCACTTTATTATACAACGTTCATATTAAAAAATACAAATTTCCCACTATTTTAGCTCTCCAACCCCTCCAGGATAATATCCAAACGGGACTGGATACCGGAGATATAGAATATGGCTTTTATAGCGCCCTTCATTATGTTAATTTTCTATTCTTTCTCGGGGAATCCTTAGAGATGGTCCACCAGAAACAAGGACAATATCTGGAGAAAATGGAGCAGCTTAAACTTGATTTTCATATTTTTTATATTCAAATCTGGCGGCAAATGGTATTAAATTTGCAGGGAGAATCACCGGACCCCTGCCGTTTATTAGGGTCGAGCTTTAATGAACAAGAAACCTTGGAGAGTTGGATTGAACAAAATCAACTCATGTTATTGTTTGGGGTCTCGTTTTGTAAAACCTTTTTATGCTATCTGTTCCAAAACTATGAGCAAGCTGTCCAAGCGGGACAATTAGCGGAAAAATACGGAAAAAATGGGGCCGGATTGCCCTACTGGTCCGAACATAATTTTTATTATTCGTTGTCTCTGCTGGCTAATTGCGATCGCCTAGACAAACGAGACCAACAGAAAACCTTGAGGAAAGTCACTCAGCAGCAAAAACAACTGCAACAGTGGGCTGAATTTGCCCCGACTAATTTTCGACATAAATATGACCTAGTAGAGGCAGAAAAAGCTCGGGTCAAAGGGCAAACACTCCTGGCAATGGAGTATTACGATCGCGCCATTCAAGGGGCTAAAAAATATCGCTACATCCAGGAAGAAGCCATCGCCTACGAACGCGCCGCCCTCTTTTATTCTAACCTGGGTCGAGATGAAATCGCCCACACCTACCTGAAAAAAGCCCATTATGGCTATGGACGCTGGGGGGCTACGGCTAAACTCAAAGCCCTCGAAGCGAACTATCCAATGGGGATATCACAATCCTCCGCCTTAGAAGACTATACCCCTTTTGGTCAGATTACCAGTAC includes:
- a CDS encoding trifunctional serine/threonine-protein kinase/ATP-binding protein/sensor histidine kinase, whose translation is MSLIPGYSKIQEIQSGLRTVIYRAYSKRTQKPVIIKILKEEFPQLQDIARFNHEYELISSLNISGIVKPYRLEKHQNSLALVLEDFGGQSLKIYLETHELDLTQFLQIGIQLATTLAQLHQVQIVHKDIKPHNIIINPETGEVKIADFSIAVQGEKETPEMIAADAIEGTLAYMSPEQTGRMNRAIDYRTDLYSLGITFYEVLTGQLPFQARTPMEWIHQHIAKQPIPPDIRNAQIPPVLSEIVMKLIAKTPEDRYQSAWGVKVDLEICLNQLQTQGSIDSFAIALQDRTGKIGSPRKIYGRDREISILQSTFTRISQGPRETLLIAGHSGIGKSALVRQLQPWIRQHHGYFICGKFEHSKQNIPYRAVLSAFRDLICQRLTEPQDILEEFTETLQRALGANGQIIADVIPEIELLIGRQPAVSEQSPTDSQARFHRTFKAFVEVFTQPQHPLVLFLDDLQWADSASLKLIQLLMTEPESKYLMLVGTYRSNEVDTTHPLISTLNQMQKNGAVVNAIPLRGLELPDIQDLLSDTLNAAGDRIAPLAEFIYNKADGNPFFSIQLLQSLVQDNLLTFDFEPGEWQWDINRLQGTEITDDIIELTLTQIQKLPESTQALLNLAACMGNHFELNLLIRVSEGTESDTLKKLYPALQDGLIIPLIPEIAPNLDSGVLAEVESGEISYKFIHDRVQQAAYSLIPEDHKKIIHLKIGRLLCRNSPILDLDNQVFDVVEHLNLGYELIQDQAELRNLAKLNLATGQKAKSATAYEQALRYLQFGLQLLGEAGWQQDYEITFNLSIAVLEIHYLQGNFSQAEALYQSSFGQAKTLLDQVKLSELKILVDLAKNQPKIALETGLEVLNLLGVVLPTQDKAIRAYADRLFQEMPQDSHQIEALADLPVMRDPHQIAAMRLLMTISPAAHLISPAFLPAVVFTMVKLSIQSGNSPQAAYAYGIYAMLLCGIHLKIEAAYQFGQLSLRVLDQFNALELKTKVTLLYNVHIKKYKFPTILALQPLQDNIQTGLDTGDIEYGFYSALHYVNFLFFLGESLEMVHQKQGQYLEKMEQLKLDFHIFYIQIWRQMVLNLQGESPDPCRLLGSSFNEQETLESWIEQNQLMLLFGVSFCKTFLCYLFQNYEQAVQAGQLAEKYGKNGAGLPYWSEHNFYYSLSLLANCDRLDKRDQQKTLRKVTQQQKQLQQWAEFAPTNFRHKYDLVEAEKARVKGQTLLAMEYYDRAIQGAKKYRYIQEEAIAYERAALFYSNLGRDEIAHTYLKKAHYGYGRWGATAKLKALEANYPMGISQSSALEDYTPFGQITSTSTSTSTTSHNRRLDLTSALKASQAIASEIVLSKLIETLMTILMENAGAQTASLILKHHGKLGLKATASVENPQVILHDDTPLTQDLILPLSVINYVIRTKQSLVLNDARYELTFSTDPYIIKHQPKSILCTPILDRGQPIGLLYLENNSAKSAFTPERLEFLTVLSSQLAISLENSLLYANLTAASEELKRANEQLEEANQTLELRVQARTQQLKDKNKRLKQAMQELKQTQTQLIQTEKMSSLGQMIAGIAHEINNPVNFVYGNITHVGEYIQDLLNLIQLYQEQTPQPPLDIQEEIEAIELDFILSDLPKLLSSMKIGAERIRSIVLSLRNFSRLDESEMKQVDIHEGIESTLLILQHRLKGNPGHYAIEIIKDYGELPKIECFPGQLNQVFMNLLANAIDAVELYRKENADSAHRIPTIRIHTTQVSPHAVSIRIADNGPGIPKPMQSRLFDPFFTTKPVGSGTGLGLAICYQIIVEKHNGQIHCSSQPPEGAEFTLEIPIKQLFYCPVDS
- a CDS encoding DUF3122 domain-containing protein, which encodes MWPRIKPILSKLLLLLSLVAFLILGESHFTVQPAWAEIRQIEETPGQLLYQSQHSLRDQTGYSWQVVLFKQVKDSTVTGVNLRLVGFPGVADFSHPKPLQIKIDTGEIFTAEDEFADKSPAPNVGQYDFKSVLLKLPMSQRTVLLLPLAEDRTIALPIPPSIILEWQTLAQN
- a CDS encoding radical SAM protein translates to MNATQTFSSVYGPVSSWRYGRSLGIDPIGSISTCSFNCVYCQLGEIEQKTGDRAIYIPTAQILDELEAFAPWNVDVITLSGSGEPTLALNLREILQGIASRTHRPTLVLTNGTTLGDPEVRNALAIADCVSIKLDALSEQRFQGVNRPIHGVHLAEIWAGIERFCQDYPGKIGIQTMLLSPWDAQTKAEYIRRMRGLRVDEIQLNTPTRPKPVNRQLDGRGNHQPQEYRPYPVQILQCLNPEVLQNLAREIAEATGIAVRSAPA